A stretch of Miscanthus floridulus cultivar M001 chromosome 13, ASM1932011v1, whole genome shotgun sequence DNA encodes these proteins:
- the LOC136500420 gene encoding zinc finger C2H2 protein ECU02_0310-like, whose product MGGKCPHRKVKKRRLSHKTARRGKFLLKADDAVYDELVKLADQGKDAEAKELPVDEDLPGMGQFYCLYCDRYFASESVKDDHYRSKRHKKRVRVMSGPAPHTQLDAELAAGMGKPDNGLKLMSM is encoded by the exons ATGGGAGGCAAGTGCCCGCACCGCAAGGTCAAGAAGCGCCGCCTCTCGCACAAGACGGCTCGCCGCGGCAAGTTCCTCCTCAAGGCCGACGATGCCGTCTACGACGAGCTCGTCAAGCTGGCCGACCAGGGCAAGGACGCTGAAGCCAAGGAGCTCCCCGTCGATGAGGACCTCCCAGGCATGGGACAGTTCTACTGCCTCTACTGCGA TCGCTACTTTGCAAGTGAAAGCGTGAAGGATGACCACTACCGCTCAAAGCGCCACAAGAAAAG GGTCAGGGTAATGTCTGGGCCAGCCCCACACACGCAACTTGATGCTGAACTTGCTGCTGGAATGGGAAAGCCTGACAATGGCCTGAAGCTTATGTCCATGTGA